The bacterium genome contains a region encoding:
- a CDS encoding branched-chain amino acid ABC transporter permease: MFISQLLNGVTLGGIYALLALGYTMVYGILLMINFAHS; this comes from the coding sequence ATGTTTATCTCACAGCTTTTAAATGGCGTAACATTAGGAGGCATTTATGCCCTTCTGGCATTGGGCTATACAATGGTCTATGGAATCCTCTTAATGATTAACTTTGCCCATTCTG